The Nitrospinaceae bacterium genome includes the window TTGGCCGAGGATTTAGAAGTTGGCGGCGTGAAAGTTCGCTTTCGCATTGAGGATGAATCGTCCAAGTTCAACTTCAATGCTCTGGCCTCAAAGGACAAGGTGCGTCAAAATTTGGTGTCGGATATGCTCAAGGCCATATTTAGTGAAAAAGACATCGATACCGACTACGTTGATTATTTGCGTGATTGGATCGATGAGGACAAGGACGAGACGGCCTCGGGCGGGGAGGGGTCCTATTACAGGAGTCTCGCTGAGCCCTACGATGTGAAAAATGCTCTGCTCGATTCGCTGAGTGAACTTGGTCTTGTTCGTGGGTTTTCGCCTACAATATTGAAAAAAATAGGGTTAGAGCTAAGCCCAGATGGGGGTGGGCCGGGTGTTCACCCTACCTACACGGTGTTTTCGGATGAGCAAATTAATCTAAACACCGCCTCTCGCGAATTGTTGAACACCTTGAGTAACGAGCTTCCTGATAGTTTTATTCAAGACGTTCTTGATCGCCGCGAGCAGGAGCCGATTCAGAAAGTGGAGAATATAAAGACCATGGCTGGGATGAGCGAGGAGATTTTTAAGAAAATATCACCTCTCTTGTCCGTGAAGAGTAGCTATTTTTCTGTTACCTCCGAGGCTACCGTAGGGCGCATCACAAAGCGTCTTACTACCGTTCTGAGGCGAAATGGAGACAAGGTGGGCGTCGTCTTTTGGCGTGCTTTCTAGATGGAAGTTATCGACTTCACGGGCCTGGTATTGGCCGCAGCTTTTGGCCTATGCGGGGGAAGTTTTATCAATTCATGCGCATGGCGGGTGCCCCGAGGCATCTCGATCATCATGCCGCGATCAATGTGCCCGGCCTGTGGCGCGACGCTCGCACCGCACGAGCTAATCCCCGTTCTGAGCTACCTCTTTCAAAAAGGAGCCTGCACTCGCTGTGGTACAAAGATTGGCGTGGGATATCCAATCATTGAAATCATCTCAGGGGCACTCGCCGCCGTTTTTTTTTATGCCCATGGGTTCTCATTTCCATTTTTTCACGCCTTTTCTCTCAGTGGTGTTTTTCTTGCTGTGGCCCTGGTGGATTTACGACACAGGATAATACCTAACGCATTTGTAGTAGTGGGGCTGCTCTCGGCTCTTACCCTCGCACCTCAAGTGGCGGGGATTAATCTTGAGAAATCAGTCCTGGGGGCGCTCATTGGTGGCGGCTCGTTTGCCCTCATTCGTCTGGTATACAGATGGCTTCGAGCTAGGGAAGGAATGGGGGCAGGCGACGTGAAGCTCTCAATTCTAATAGGAGCGGCTCTAGGTTTTGAGGGCTGGCTTCGAGCCGTCATGCTCGGTTCCATTGGCGGGGTCCTGGCGGGGCTCTACCTCATTCGGGCGGGCCGGGCGAAGACGGAT containing:
- the gspK gene encoding type II secretion system minor pseudopilin GspK, which gives rise to MMMRRRFKRARGQRGAALLMAIAAAALLTAIAVELIDSAQGELRLVESYRDDFRARWAARAPVALAIETLKEDGEGFTGFTQKWAELAEDLEVGGVKVRFRIEDESSKFNFNALASKDKVRQNLVSDMLKAIFSEKDIDTDYVDYLRDWIDEDKDETASGGEGSYYRSLAEPYDVKNALLDSLSELGLVRGFSPTILKKIGLELSPDGGGPGVHPTYTVFSDEQINLNTASRELLNTLSNELPDSFIQDVLDRREQEPIQKVENIKTMAGMSEEIFKKISPLLSVKSSYFSVTSEATVGRITKRLTTVLRRNGDKVGVVFWRAF
- a CDS encoding prepilin peptidase; amino-acid sequence: MEVIDFTGLVLAAAFGLCGGSFINSCAWRVPRGISIIMPRSMCPACGATLAPHELIPVLSYLFQKGACTRCGTKIGVGYPIIEIISGALAAVFFYAHGFSFPFFHAFSLSGVFLAVALVDLRHRIIPNAFVVVGLLSALTLAPQVAGINLEKSVLGALIGGGSFALIRLVYRWLRAREGMGAGDVKLSILIGAALGFEGWLRAVMLGSIGGVLAGLYLIRAGRAKTDSHLPYGTYLALAAITLQLWQVFA